One Hippoglossus stenolepis isolate QCI-W04-F060 chromosome 22, HSTE1.2, whole genome shotgun sequence DNA segment encodes these proteins:
- the LOC118101638 gene encoding sodium-coupled monocarboxylate transporter 1-like translates to MSGDSVAAGSLAAADYVVFALLLVVSAAIGIYYAWVGRGQNSRDFLTGGRRMTALPVSMSLTASFMSSSTLLANPVEVYTFGAIFALLSLSYTLSIVVTSEVFLPVFYRLSITSTYEYLELRFNRATRLLGTAVFMVLTILYTGIIIYGPALALSQVTQLDLWGGIISTGVVCTFYCTLGGLKAVVWTDVFQVVIMIAGYLSVIIKCMIIKGGVATIISDSQQGGRINIWDFDLNPLRRHTFWTITFGGGAAWIAVNGINQSQVQRYISCKSITHARVALYINLIGLCFFLTCSVLAGMCLYSFYKNCDPWSAGLVSNPDQLMAYLVVDIFTAFPGLPGLFFAAVYSGSLSTVSSSINALATVTIEDLIKPCTNMSEKHLTWLSKGMSVFYGVLCIAMAGLASLMGRIMQATATITGVLGGPLLGLFILGIFCPFANSKGGLSGLMTGLFVAVGVCIGALIFPSPPYMTRPLPLTTEGCNFTTDDSSNWTSTILPAGPSTVTMAPGNNTDDILSAENWLPPSYLYFSLIGSVTAFTVGMFISLLTGGRKQKVESRLMIMKEDTTLYYIFRFFRDRVTRKTGNLDLTKNGGEKTGNTNPAFNDTEMDLKKSTIIS, encoded by the exons ATGTCTGGGGACTCTGTGGCAGCCGGCTCCCTGGCGGCAGCAGACTATGTGGTGTTTGCTCTTCTGCTGGTGGTGTCTGCTGCTATCGGGATCTACTACGCCTGGGTCGGCAGGGGCCAAAACTCCAGGGACTTCTTAACCGGGGGCCGCAGAATGACAGCCCTGCCCGTCTCCATGTCTCTGACGGCCAGCTTCATGTCATCCAGCACACTGCTGGCCAACCCAGTTGAG GTTTACACCTTTGGAGCCATTTTTGCATTATTATCTCTTTCATATACACTGTCCATTGTGGTCACATCTGAGGTCTTTCTCCCAGTCTTCTACAGACTGTCTATCACCAGTACTTATGAG TATCTCGAGCTGCGTTTCAACAGAGCAACCCGGCTGCTGGGAACCGCGGTATTCATGGTTCTGACC atCCTCTACACAGGAATAATCATTTATGGCCCAGCATTAGCTTTAAGCCAAG tcACTCAGTTGGATCTGTGGGGTGGAATTATTTCAACTGGCGTTGTCTGTACTTTTTACTGCACATTG GGTGGACTGAAGGCGGTGGTGTGGACTGATGTATTTCAG GTTGTAATAATGATAGCAGGTTATCTGTCTGTTATTATCAAGTGTATGATCATAAAAGGAGGAGTCGCCACAATCATTTCAGATTCACAACAAGGAGGGAGGATCAACATTTGGGA CTTTGACTTAAACCCACTGAGGAGACACACTTTTTGGACCATCACTTTTGGAGGGGGGGCTGCCTGGATCGCAGTCAATGGGATAAACCAATCCCAGGTTCAGAGATACATCTCCTGCAAGAGCATCACTCATGCCAGAGT aGCTCTGTACATCAACCTGATaggtttgtgtttcttcctgACGTGCTCAGTGTTGGCAGGAATGTGCCTCTACTCATTCTATAAGAACTGTGACCCATGGAGCGCTGGACTGGTCTCTAATCCTgatcag CTGATGGCATATTTGGTGGTGGACATCTTCACAGCTTTTCCTGGTCTGCCAGGACTATTTTTCGCAGCAGTATATAGTGGCTCTTTAAG CACAGTGTCTTCCAGCATCAACGCGCTGGCTACAGTGACAATAGAGGACCTGATCAAGCCGTGCACGAACATGTCTGAGAAACATCTGACCTGGCTGTCCAAAGGAATGA GTGTATTCTATGGAGTTTTGTGCATCGCCATGGCTGGACTGGCCTCACTCATGGGAAGGATTATGCAG GCAACTGCCACCATCACTGGTGTCCTCGGAGGTCCCTTACTTGGCCTGTTCATATTGGGTATCTTCTGCCCATTTGCCAATTCCAAA GGAGGTCTGTCAGGTCTGATGACTGGGTTGTTCGTGGCCGTGGGTGTGTGCATCGGGGCCCTGATattcccctctcctccttaCATGACCCGACCTCTGCCACTGACCACGGAGGGTTGTAACTTCACCACTGACGACAGCTCCAACTGGACCTCCACTATTCTGCCAGCAGGGCCAAGCACCGTCACTATGGCCCCAGGGAACAACACTGATGATAT ACTGTCGGCAGAAAACTGGCTCCCTCCTTCCTACCTTTACTTCTCTCTCATTGGATCTGTAACAGCGTTCACTGTGGGAATGTTCATCAGCCTCTTAACTG GAGGCCGGAAGCAGAAGGTGGAATCAAGGCTGATGATAATGAAAGAAGACACGACGCTCTATTACATATTCAGGTTTTTCAGAGACAGA GTGAcgagaaaaacaggaaatctGGACCTGACGAAGAACGGAGGGGAGAAAACTGGCAACACAAATCCTGCTTTCAATGACACTGAGATGGACTTAAAGAAAAGTACCATTATCTCATGA
- the lyrm5a gene encoding LYR motif-containing protein 5A, whose amino-acid sequence MANPLRGEVFKLYKSLLYLGREYPKGAAYFRERLKSAFMKNKDVTDPEQIKKLVARGDFVIKELEALYFLRKYRTIKKRYYEPEK is encoded by the exons ATGGCCAACCCTCTGAGGGGTGAGGTTTTTAAGCTGTACAAAAGT CTGCTGTACCTTGGCCGAGAGTACCCCAAGGGAGCTGCGTATTTCAGGGAGCGCCTGAAGTCCGCCTTCATGAAGAACAAAGACGTGACAGATCCCGAGCAGATCAAGAAACTGGTGGCCCGGGGCGATTTTGTCATCAAGGAACTTGAGGCACTTTATTTCCTCAGGAAATACCGAACGATAAAGAAGAGGTATTATGAACcagaaaaataa